In Agromyces sp. G08B096, a genomic segment contains:
- a CDS encoding transglutaminase-like domain-containing protein, with the protein MNSDRRLPRRDRSARSKRAAALAARRERDRPQELVGLGYLVVGTVIAVLAAWPVHETLRLLLVAAAGLVVGVGAAVLARRLARGGVARAALAAGLALAGYVVIVVPVSIPSALRSVPDAVRGLRDGIVGIVVGWKQLLTLDLPLGEYQAVLVPFTVVVVAGATAAAMLVLRGGRSAPWAVLPVLAMSAFGLAFGASSTSAPIMVAGVELSAPRELGVGLASVAAAVGWLLIRHRMLRARALARARAGTVRTSAGSGLPALRRRALAATILVVAFVGGVAVAPAAASLGERQALRDQVEPSVVVQRQPSPLAAYRSWLAADRFDEVAVRLDGDVHELSRLPFATLDAYDGEVFHVDPDARFARLPRNPPVGAELVEVEVEVGDAYGGVWVPAPAGLAAAPRFSGARAEELADGFHRASGGEVVDIAPVEGVTDASGAVGLAPGDRYTVVAERPDATEQELRDRLAGATGDARTLDPELYPQLTAWAEEQEQPRTGAGLIELVERLRARGYLSHALVEDASTESWMAALAAEAGGYAFLPSYAGHSRSRIETLFESLLDQQRRAGEGAPDSLLVAGVGDDEQFAVAAALLARHLGFDSRVALGVRLPGAEAVPGEPGCEGDCTGASMAAWVEVRASGGDWTPLDVTPQFAQLPTEIAEGEQLPHHPTVPDDARSEPLDPERAQNDADASATSPADDETATSAWVWQLVRTIGLWAALVVFLALPFVAVLVAKAVRRAGRRRAPDPELRVLGAWDEVADAYADAGRPMAEAASRRTAAQRTGRPALVRLAASVDEAVFSPFPPTEEQADEAWRLADGERAELRAAARPRERIRMALSLRSFTGRVRSTTTARRAVHQKEITP; encoded by the coding sequence GTGAACTCCGACCGTCGTCTCCCGCGCCGGGACCGGTCCGCCCGGTCGAAGCGCGCCGCAGCGCTCGCCGCGCGCAGGGAGCGCGATCGTCCGCAGGAGCTCGTCGGGCTCGGCTACCTCGTGGTCGGCACCGTGATCGCCGTGCTCGCCGCGTGGCCCGTCCACGAGACCCTGCGGCTGCTGCTCGTCGCCGCGGCCGGGCTCGTGGTCGGCGTCGGCGCGGCGGTGCTCGCCCGTCGCCTCGCCCGCGGCGGCGTCGCGCGTGCCGCCCTCGCCGCCGGCCTGGCGCTCGCCGGGTACGTCGTGATCGTGGTGCCGGTGTCGATCCCGTCGGCGCTCCGGTCGGTGCCCGACGCGGTGCGCGGACTCCGCGACGGCATCGTCGGCATCGTCGTCGGCTGGAAGCAGCTGCTCACCCTCGACCTTCCGCTCGGCGAGTACCAGGCCGTCCTCGTGCCGTTCACCGTGGTCGTGGTGGCCGGCGCCACCGCCGCGGCGATGCTCGTGCTCCGCGGCGGCCGGTCGGCGCCGTGGGCGGTGCTGCCCGTGCTCGCGATGAGCGCGTTCGGGCTGGCGTTCGGGGCGAGCTCGACGAGTGCGCCGATCATGGTCGCCGGCGTCGAACTGTCGGCGCCGCGCGAGCTCGGTGTGGGACTCGCGAGCGTCGCGGCCGCCGTCGGCTGGCTGCTGATCCGGCACCGGATGCTCCGCGCCAGGGCGCTCGCCCGCGCACGGGCCGGCACGGTCCGGACGTCGGCCGGCTCCGGGTTGCCCGCCCTGCGCCGTCGCGCCCTGGCCGCCACGATCCTCGTCGTCGCATTCGTCGGCGGCGTCGCCGTGGCGCCCGCGGCAGCCTCCCTCGGCGAACGGCAGGCGCTCCGCGACCAGGTCGAGCCCTCCGTCGTGGTCCAGCGCCAGCCGAGCCCCCTGGCCGCCTACCGCTCCTGGCTCGCGGCCGACCGGTTCGACGAGGTCGCAGTGCGACTCGACGGCGACGTGCACGAGCTCAGCCGGCTGCCGTTCGCGACGCTCGACGCCTACGACGGCGAGGTGTTCCACGTCGACCCCGACGCGCGCTTCGCCCGGCTCCCTCGCAACCCGCCGGTCGGCGCCGAGCTCGTCGAGGTCGAGGTGGAGGTCGGCGATGCGTACGGCGGCGTCTGGGTGCCGGCGCCCGCGGGCCTGGCCGCCGCACCGCGCTTCTCCGGCGCGCGAGCCGAGGAGCTCGCCGACGGCTTCCACCGCGCGTCCGGCGGGGAGGTCGTCGACATCGCCCCGGTCGAGGGGGTGACGGATGCCTCGGGCGCCGTCGGCCTCGCGCCGGGCGACCGCTACACGGTCGTGGCCGAGCGGCCGGACGCGACCGAGCAGGAGCTGCGCGACCGGCTCGCCGGCGCGACCGGCGACGCGCGGACGCTCGACCCCGAGCTCTACCCGCAGCTCACGGCGTGGGCCGAAGAGCAGGAGCAGCCGCGCACGGGCGCCGGCCTGATCGAGCTCGTCGAACGCCTGCGTGCGCGGGGCTATCTGAGCCACGCCCTGGTCGAGGACGCCTCGACGGAGTCGTGGATGGCGGCGCTCGCCGCCGAGGCGGGCGGTTACGCCTTCCTGCCGAGCTACGCCGGTCACTCGAGGTCGCGCATCGAGACGCTCTTCGAGTCGCTGCTCGACCAGCAGCGGCGAGCGGGCGAGGGCGCGCCCGACTCGCTCCTCGTGGCCGGTGTGGGCGACGACGAGCAGTTCGCGGTCGCGGCCGCCCTGCTCGCCCGGCACCTCGGCTTCGACTCGCGCGTGGCCCTCGGCGTCCGGCTCCCCGGCGCGGAAGCGGTGCCCGGTGAGCCGGGCTGCGAGGGCGACTGCACCGGCGCATCGATGGCCGCGTGGGTGGAGGTGCGCGCATCCGGCGGCGACTGGACGCCGCTCGACGTCACCCCGCAGTTCGCGCAACTGCCGACCGAGATCGCCGAGGGCGAGCAGCTGCCCCACCACCCCACGGTCCCCGACGACGCGCGCAGCGAGCCGCTCGACCCCGAGCGGGCGCAGAACGACGCGGATGCCTCCGCCACCTCGCCCGCCGACGACGAGACGGCGACCTCCGCCTGGGTGTGGCAGCTCGTCCGCACCATCGGCCTCTGGGCGGCGCTCGTCGTGTTCCTCGCCCTGCCGTTCGTGGCCGTCCTGGTCGCGAAGGCCGTCCGGCGCGCCGGACGACGCCGGGCACCCGACCCCGAGCTGCGTGTCCTCGGCGCGTGGGACGAGGTGGCGGACGCCTACGCCGACGCCGGGCGCCCCATGGCGGAGGCCGCCAGCCGGCGCACGGCGGCGCAGCGCACCGGCCGCCCCGCGCTGGTTCGGCTCGCGGCATCCGTCGATGAAGCGGTATTCTCGCCGTTCCCCCCGACCGAGGAGCAGGCCGACGAGGCGTGGCGGCTCGCTGACGGCGAGCGCGCCGAGCTCAGGGCTGCCGCGCGGCCCCGAGAGCGGATCCGCATGGCCTTGTCGCTCCGCTCGTTCACCGGCCGGGTGCGCAGCACCACGACGGCCCGACGCGCCGTCCACCAGAAGGAGATCACCCCGTGA
- a CDS encoding DUF58 domain-containing protein, with product MTPPTQSRQGRSTGRTGTAGRSGGLPRSAGVTRTSGLGRTSTSTRTGTFTRTGTVTRRAGGPSGVAGAWLGARASARRAGRALRSGAARARETVSAAGAVLIAVAVVGSAAGLAFGWVEAWTAAAVAAVLLLLALPFLAGEHDYRLELNLDRDRVVAGSEVGGRLELVNAGRRTSLPGVVDLPVGAGLVEVHVPLLRPGAQHAEDLTIGAERRGVIDVGPMTVSRGDPLGILRREQAWPEVQRVYVHPVTVAIPSTSAGLIRDLEGTPTGTLVDADLSFHAIREYVHGDSQRHVHWKATAKTGTLMVRQYEESRHARFALLLDLAEEEYESEDEFEMAVSAAASVGLQAVREGRDVFAAVGGEVPEAAGAVQSIRTLPTTTPRVLLDGMSAIDAGERITRLEASAALAAQTFADLSIVFLVTGSRMPLQRIRQAAVALPGGIAVVAVRCEPAAEPTVRTTREATVITIGALGDLPRLLARGVIS from the coding sequence GTGACCCCTCCCACCCAGTCGCGGCAGGGCCGCAGCACGGGGCGCACCGGCACCGCCGGGCGCTCCGGCGGCCTGCCGCGCTCGGCCGGCGTGACGCGCACGAGCGGCCTCGGCCGCACGAGCACGTCGACCCGCACCGGCACGTTCACGCGGACGGGCACCGTCACGCGTCGTGCAGGCGGGCCGAGCGGCGTCGCGGGCGCCTGGCTCGGGGCGCGCGCGAGTGCCCGGCGCGCCGGCCGCGCCCTCCGCTCCGGTGCGGCGCGTGCGCGCGAGACCGTCTCGGCCGCCGGTGCGGTGCTCATCGCCGTGGCCGTCGTCGGCTCCGCCGCCGGGCTCGCCTTCGGCTGGGTGGAAGCGTGGACGGCCGCCGCCGTCGCCGCCGTGCTGCTGCTGCTCGCCCTGCCGTTCCTCGCGGGCGAGCACGACTACCGGCTCGAGCTGAACCTCGATCGCGACCGAGTCGTCGCGGGCTCCGAGGTCGGCGGCCGGCTCGAGCTCGTGAACGCCGGGCGACGCACGTCCCTCCCCGGCGTCGTCGACCTCCCCGTGGGTGCGGGGCTCGTCGAGGTGCACGTGCCCCTGCTGCGGCCGGGCGCCCAGCACGCCGAGGACCTCACGATCGGCGCCGAGCGGCGCGGCGTCATCGACGTCGGCCCCATGACCGTGAGCCGCGGCGACCCGCTCGGCATCCTCCGCCGCGAACAGGCGTGGCCCGAGGTGCAGCGGGTGTACGTGCATCCGGTCACCGTCGCGATCCCCAGCACGAGCGCCGGGCTCATCCGCGACCTCGAGGGCACCCCGACCGGCACGCTCGTGGACGCCGATCTCTCCTTCCACGCGATCCGCGAGTACGTGCACGGCGACTCGCAGCGCCACGTGCACTGGAAGGCGACCGCGAAGACCGGCACCCTCATGGTGCGCCAGTACGAGGAGTCCAGGCACGCCCGCTTCGCCCTCCTGCTCGACCTCGCCGAGGAGGAGTACGAGAGCGAGGACGAGTTCGAGATGGCGGTGAGCGCGGCGGCATCCGTCGGCCTTCAGGCCGTGCGCGAGGGCCGCGACGTGTTCGCCGCCGTCGGCGGCGAGGTGCCGGAGGCGGCCGGGGCGGTGCAGTCGATCCGCACGCTGCCGACGACCACGCCCCGGGTGCTGCTCGACGGCATGTCGGCGATCGACGCCGGCGAGCGGATCACGAGGCTCGAGGCATCCGCGGCGCTCGCGGCGCAGACGTTCGCCGACCTCTCGATCGTGTTCCTCGTGACGGGCTCGCGGATGCCGCTGCAGCGCATCCGGCAGGCCGCCGTGGCGCTGCCGGGCGGCATCGCCGTCGTCGCAGTGCGCTGCGAGCCGGCCGCCGAGCCGACGGTGCGCACCACCCGCGAGGCGACCGTGATCACCATCGGGGCGCTCGGCGACCTGCCCCGGCTCCTCGCGCGCGGGGTGATCTCGTGA
- a CDS encoding MoxR family ATPase — protein MTLAPAQTAWFAETFSLIADNVEQAVLGKRHVVELVLATAVAGGHVLLEDFPGTGKTALARAIAQTIAGTNSRIQFTPDLLPGDVTGITVYDQKRGEFEFHSGPVFANIVLADEINRASPKTQSSLLEVMEEGQVTVDGVTRKVGDPFLVIATQNPIEQGGTYRLPEAQLDRFMIKTSVGYPDEAATLRILQGVANPRRDLSAVASTDTIVAMTDLARGVYVNPLVSDYVMRLVDATRRASEVRLGVSVRGAIALSRLAMAWAAAHGRAYATPDDVRELAVPALAHRLVLEPEAEFDGVTAVAVIGQILLDVAAPRENGAA, from the coding sequence ATGACGCTCGCTCCCGCGCAGACCGCCTGGTTCGCCGAGACCTTCTCGCTCATCGCCGACAACGTCGAGCAGGCGGTGCTCGGCAAGCGCCACGTCGTCGAGCTCGTCCTCGCGACCGCCGTCGCCGGCGGCCACGTGCTGCTCGAGGACTTCCCCGGCACGGGCAAGACCGCGCTCGCGCGCGCGATCGCGCAGACGATCGCCGGCACGAACTCGCGCATCCAGTTCACGCCCGACCTGCTGCCGGGCGACGTCACCGGCATCACGGTGTACGACCAGAAGCGCGGCGAGTTCGAGTTCCACTCGGGCCCGGTGTTCGCGAACATCGTGCTCGCCGACGAGATCAACCGGGCGAGCCCGAAGACCCAGTCCTCGCTGCTCGAGGTGATGGAGGAGGGGCAGGTCACGGTCGACGGCGTGACCCGGAAGGTCGGCGACCCGTTCCTCGTGATCGCCACGCAGAACCCGATCGAGCAGGGCGGCACGTACCGTCTCCCCGAGGCGCAGCTCGACCGGTTCATGATCAAGACCTCCGTCGGCTACCCCGACGAGGCGGCGACGCTGCGCATCCTCCAGGGTGTCGCGAACCCGCGACGCGACCTCTCCGCCGTCGCCTCCACCGACACGATCGTCGCGATGACCGATCTCGCGCGCGGCGTCTACGTGAACCCGCTCGTCTCGGACTACGTCATGCGGCTCGTCGACGCCACGCGGCGCGCGTCGGAGGTGCGGCTCGGCGTCAGCGTCCGCGGCGCGATCGCCCTGTCGCGCCTGGCGATGGCGTGGGCGGCGGCGCACGGTCGCGCCTACGCGACCCCCGACGACGTGCGTGAGCTCGCGGTGCCGGCGCTCGCCCACCGCCTCGTGCTCGAACCCGAGGCCGAGTTCGACGGAGTGACCGCCGTGGCCGTCATCGGCCAGATCCTCCTCGACGTCGCAGCCCCGCGGGAGAACGGCGCGGCGTGA